CCGACAAGTAAACACGTTTCTGTCCATAAATGTTTTAGCTGGCACATTAATACTGCAATCGAAGAGATGAATAATTCGATGTGGATGCGGCTGTGGGCTTCGGTTTCAGGGTGAGGTATCACGAAGTGATACTCTCCGAACGAGAGGCTAGGATGCCGAACTGGCCTTTAAACATGGAAGTTGTTTGAAACCGCAGAGCGTATAGGGACATATTTATAGCGTCCCACAGAAGTAGCTACATGTGAGCCTGCTGCAAGCAATAAACACCAATGAAGCTATGGTTCTCAATAAACTAACCAAATACCAAACCAGCCAAATGGACCCACATTAGATATTTCAGAAACTTGTTATCCAACAAGTAAAAAATCCGCATCTCCCTTAGAGGGAATTGCGGATTTTAGTCTTTAGTCACTTGAGTATAATATTAAAAGCTATACATAACAGAGACACCAATATTAGTGGGGTCGATCACTGCGGCGTAGCCAGTGGGATAGAGTCGACTCGCAGGTTCGTTGACTGTGAGTGCTTGCTCGTCGAATAAGTTGTTCACATATGCGCTAACACGCCATTGATCTGTTTGATAATCCACATTTAAGCGGCTAACAATATAATCTCCGGCAACGCGCTCTTCACTATTGGCTATATCACCAAAATACTCAGCAACGTAATTGCCCGATAAACCGAACGTCAACTCATCAGTAAGCCAGTATTTAACACCTAAATTTGCGGTTACATTAGGCGCAGAGTTGAGCTCGTTACCTTTGATGTCACCGTAAGCTAGATCGGCTTTTTTGATCTCGGTTCTCAGTAAGCCCAAACCAGAGAGTAATTTCCAGCTGTCGCCAAGCATGGCATTAAACTCTATTTCAACACCATATGTCACAGCTTTGTCTATATTGGTTATACGACGCTTGCTATTTGAAGCCTGATAACCATCATAATCGTTATAGAACAGATTAGTATTTAGATTGATATTACCGCCGTCGAATTGACTACGGGAGCTTAACTCATAGGTGTCCACAGACTCCTGATCATAATAGTAATATTCAGCCCCCTCTGGTGTTAATGCCAGCGCACCAGCTCCAGCATTATAGCCCTGGCGACCACTCACGGCTAAAGTGGTGTTATCACTGACGGCATACTGCACCACTAATTTAGGCAAGGCTAAGGTTTTACCATGATCCAGTGTTTCATCGATGGCAGTGCCTCGAAACTGCATAGCGAAATCTCGTGTCTGTTCATCGCGCATCACACGACCACCTAGAGTTAGCCACCACTTTTCTGCCATCGCATATGTCATTTCACCATAAACTGATGTCGATGTACTACTGTCATCACCGCCGTAAGTAAAGCCACCTATACTGCCAAAATTTTGTTTACGCTTGTAATATGCAAAACCAATAAAACCATTAAAATCTCGGTTATTTAAGCCAAAACTGTATTTACCGTCGACGGTATAGCTTTTGTCCCGCATATCGACATCCTGTTTAGCTGCTGACTGGGCTTCGTAGGAATCAAACCCCCACTGATAATCCATATAAGCCAGCAGCAGATCCAGTGACTGATCGTCACTTAAACTGTAATCAAATCGCACCGAATGGCTATTGGATTTGGTTTGAATGTAACGCTGGAACGTAGGCTTATATGCCCAAGGGTCGTCCCCTGTAAAGTAGTTACGACCTGCATCCCCCTTCTCGTTATTATATGAGAAGCTATAATGCACACGTAAATCCTCAAGCCCTGTAGGTTGCCACAATAACTTGCCGCGCCAACGGTTAGTGATCAGCTCATTTTGATCGAAGGTCTTTGGGTTGGTATCGAACACCTCCCCCTTGTTATAGGTATTACCAGTTACATTTTGTCCGGTAATTCTAAAGGCTAACTGATCTTCTAATATTGGGCCGGATAACATCACAGCACTGTCGATGAATTGGTCTTGGTTCCGATAGCCTAAACGTGCAGCACCCTGCCAATCAAAAGTAGGGTCAGCAGTCTTGATAAACACAGTACCCCCTATGCTATTACGGCCATTAATGGTCGATTGTGGTCCACGGAACACCTCAATTTGTTCAATATCCCATAGACCAGTATCACCGGTTAAATCGGCTACAAAAGGTTCGGCTACACCGTCGATTAATGTTGATACTCGCGCTTTCGCGCCGCCAGAAAAAGAATTAAAGCCACTGGCTGATCCATTGCCAGTTACACCGCGGATATCCGGAACAGAACCCGTCACCACTACAACGTTCGGTACTTCGGCAAGTGCACTCGATACCGACTGATATTGGCCACTATCCAGCGTCTCTTTATCAATAACAGACACAGATGAGGTGGTATCTTTGAGGCTGCGCTCAACCTTTTCACCATAAACGGTGATCACCTCCATCGATTCTCTTGGCCCTACATCTTCAGCGGCCTGTGCAACCGAAAATAACGGACTACACATGATTGCGGTAACAAGCAGATTCTTCTTAAATACCCTGGACTTCATGGATTACCTCTAATTAACAAGTTATTAAAATTTGTTACGACATTGAAATCAGCGATAATTTACAGTAAATGATAACCACTATCAATTGCGAACGATTAACATTTACATTAGAGTAGCTGTGATTTGCATCATCTCAGTAACAAGGAAATCCAGTTGGATATGTTGACACTTACCGCGTTATTTTTGACATTCGCTGCAGCCCTGCTTATCTACATAACCAGCAAGCATCAGAGGTTTTTCAGTAAGCCGCGGCCTAAACGGCTGGCATGGGTGAGTGTGGGCTTATTCGTATTAGCCTTATTGACTTGGCTACAGATTTTTACTGTTACTGCTGCCGTTTTTATCTGGTTTTTTACCAGCATCACACTCGTTATCAGCATTCCCCTATCGACGCTCTTCATTGACAGAAAATCGCTCAAATGAAAATCCTGACCCGCGCACAAAAGATTCAGCCACACTGGTGGCGCAAAAGTCTGATAGCCATAGTATTCGGCCTTACGCTGACCTACGGTATTGTGGCGATATTTGCCTGGTTTGGTCCCGGTGGAATCGATGCTGTCATGAAAGTACAGTTCAATATGTGGCTCATAAGCCTTATCTGGCTACCAATATTAGCCTTCATTTTTCTGTTTAAAACTGCGGCAAAGGCGCTAATTTATATGCTTAGTGCCAACGCAGTGATCTATCTGTTATTTCTTTGTCTATGGTATCTAGAATGAAAATACGCTCAGACATATTGCGAACCTACCAATCAATTCATACTTGGACAGGCATCACTACCGGCTTAGTATTATTTATTGCTTTTTTTGCCGGCTCACTCACTATGTTTAAGCCACAAATTGAACAGTGGGCGACGCCGCCATCACAACAATTAGCACCAATAAACAGTGCACAATTTGACAATTTAATCAGTCAAGCTATTAGCCAATATGACAAGGTGGCAGATGGGTTTATCGTTAACTTAGATGGACAATCATCGCCGTTAACCTGGTATGAAAAAGGTGGCAGTCGAGGTTTGCGGATCGACGACAGCTTAAGGCATGCCAGCCTTGATGGTAATGGCGAGATAGTCAGCCACATCAGTGGCACCAACGAACTTGGTCAACTCATAGATCACTTGCATCGCACCGCTGGGATCATAGGTAAAGTAGGCCATGAAGATATTGGCGTGCTGCTCTTAGGTGTTGCCGCTGGGCTGTATTTTCTGGCGCTTGTCTCAGGTGTCATAGTGCTCTTACCTACTCTGGTAAAAAATCTATTCGCATTAAGATCCCATAAAGGCGCGAGTCGTTTTTGGCTCGACAGTCACAATCTGGTGGGTGTATTGAGCTTACCCTTTCACCTCATCATCGCCTGGACTGCCATGGTCTTTGCCTTTCATGACCCCTTTTATGCTGGACTTGGAGTGGTATACGGTGACAAACCCTTATTTGAGGCCAGAGAGAGAGGATTAATCGAGTATTCGGTGACTGAACTGCCATCAATCGAGACGTACATTGAACAGGTCAGTGCACTTGCCGATGGTTATCAGATCCGTAATATGAAATTTTCAAAACTGAGCTCCACCAGTCCTTCATTGGCGGTGGAGTTAGTGGCTGACGGGCGAATGATGCGCGGAGGCTATAGTGATTACATCTATCTGCAGCCCTACACGCTTAAGGTTAACTACAGCACAATAAACCAACCTGAAGATGGTATATATGGCCCTATCATTAACAGTTTCTTCGCGCTGCACTTTGGCAATTATGCGGGAGGCTTGGGTCGCTGGATCTATTTCATTCTTGGGCTGCTTGGCGCCTTCTTATTCTACAGTGGTAATCTGTTATGGCTTGAGAAGCGCCGTCAAAAGCAAACTCAACAAACTCGCGCCAACCGAGTCATGTCATCACTAACCATAGGTGTCTGTTTAGGCTCGATGTTAGGCGTAGTCAGTGCCATGTTAGCCACTAAATGGCTGTACCTTATTAGCGAGCAAATCAACAGCTATTATCTCAGCTGCTATTACGCACTATTTTTTATCGCTATCGCTTACAGTTTTGCACGGGGCGGGGCATTAGCTGCCATTCACCTCTTGAAGTTGTTATCCCTTGGCTGCTTACTGATCCCTGTCAGTTCACTACTGACTCTTATATTGCCCGGGCTCACGCCTTGGACACCTGCAGACTTTAGCGCTGGGTTAATTGAGTCTATGGCTGTGCTATTTTCCCTGCTGTTTTATCTGGGTGCCAGAAAAGCTCAACATCGCGCCTATTATGGTGAACGCAAGAGTATTTGGGCACTGGAGCCACGCGAATCTGAGCAGCCGCTTAAATGCCTGCAGGAGAGCAGCCCAAAGATGGGAAAACTCAGCTAATAAAATTATGGGATTAACTCTCAGATAATACTCACTAGTATATTCAAAAGGATTATGACAATCTTGGGCAATAGGATATTGAGAAAAACTAAGGAAAGTCTGTGGAGTTATCGAGTCAAAGAATAACCCTTTCACCATTCGATGAAACGGATAAAGCCCTGTTTATCGAGTTTTGCATGTGCCCCGAGACCATGAAGCATGTTTATGCGCCGTTCACTTACGCAGAAGCAGTTACCGCATTTGAAATTAAGTCTCAGCCTTGGACGCTTGAAAGTAAAGCTTGGCTATCTCTTAGCATCTCAAGCCTAGGAACTGGTGAAAAGTTGGGACATATAGGCCTCAAAATTATTAACCATGAGGCAAAAATTGCTGAGGTAGGTTATATGATCAAGCAAGGTGCTCAAGGGAAGGGATTTGCAGCTGAGGCATTGAATCTGGTTAAAGGCTACGGCTTTGAAGAGTTACACTTAAACAAGCTGACGGCGACGTGTTCAGTCCACAATACCGGCTCATTTAAATTACTCGAAAAGATTGGTTTTATACGTGAGGGCTGTTTGCAACAAAATTCACTAATCGACAAGAGGTATGTGGATGATTATGTCTATGGTATCTGTCAGCCGACAATTGTTGAAGCTTAGGTAATAACACAGCGACATTGTTGAGTTAGCCTATTATCAGAAATAGCTTGCTTAACGAATGACAAAACAGAGCGAAATAATGTCTCACTTCGCTCTGTTTGTTATCAGAGAGGAACATCAATACAGAGGGGCTTCACCTTCGGGGCGCGTCTTGAGCACCTTGAGGAACCACATGTACTGCTCTGGGTACGCCAAGATCACTTGCTCTACCACCTTATTTAGCGCTAAGGCTTCGTTCTCTTTACCCTTCATATCTTCTGGATCTATGGCCGGCATTACGGTCAAGTCATAACGGCGAGCAGTTTGATCGTAACCTATCTTAACCGGCATCACCTGAGCATTTCCAGCCTGAGCCAAACGGCCCACTACGGGTAAGGTGGCTTTTACCGTGCCGAGGAAGGGAGCAAATACACTCTTTTCCGGGCCCAAGTCTTCATCTGGCAGGTAAAAAAAGCTTTTATTATTCTTCAGCTCAGTTAACAAGGCACGAATACCTGCCTCTCGCATGTAGATGTTGGCGCCCTGTGAGCTGCGCATACGATTATTGAACCAGTTAAACAAGCCGTTTCTATGGGGCTTAGCCATGCTAGCCATGGACACCTCTAGATTAAGCCTCAAACCCGCATATTCAATCCCCCACACATGGGGCATGATAAAAATCACAGCCTGACCCGCAGCTTTCGCCTGCTCTACATGTTCAAAACCGATGAGATTGACTCTGCGTCTGAGGTGGGCAGTGGAGCGCACCATAAGCTCAGATTGCGCTAGCAGTATCATCACGAAGTTTTCGATATTCTCTTTGAGCAGAGACTCAATCTCTTGTGACGATTTTTCTGGAAAACAGGTAGTGAGATTTATTCTCGCCACCGAAATCGGCTTTTTAGCGATTTTAGTCACCAGTTTTGCCAATTGACGTGCGATAGGATCACGTAACCAGGCAGGCATGAGTCCAAACAGGACTAAGATAGCGATACCAATCCAGGTAAAAAAGTACTTAGGGTGTAATAATTCGAGTTTAAAACGGCGATCGAAATACTTTGGCTTTCTCGACAAGATACTGGCCTCGAGCTAGAGATGAAAAGGATACGTTTCTTATCATTTGATAAAAGTTCAAGTTAAACAAAGCGCAAACTTGCCCGGTTTAAAGATGCATTTAAGACATGATGAAAATACGGTGAAAAACAGAAAAAGCCACTCCCTTGAGTGGCCTTATCTTTACACTAACTCAAGATTATCTCTTCGAGTTAGCTTCTTCTACGCGGCTTTTGAGCTTCTGTCCAGGACGGAAGGTAACGACGCGACGAGCTGAGATAGGGATATCTTCACCTGTTTTCGGGTTTCTTCCCGGTCTTTGATTCTTATCTCTAAGGTCAAAGTTGCCGAAGCCAGATAACTTGACCTGCTCACCACTTTCGAGCGCTTGGCGAATTTCTTCGAAAAACGTCTCAACCATCTCCTTAGCTACACGCTTATTAATTCCAAGCGTTTCAAAAAGATGCTCTGCCATTTCGGCTTTGGTAAGTGCCATACTTTTAATCCCTCAACAATGCGTTGAACTCGGACTTGAGCGTAGAAACCACTGAATCAACCATCTCAGCTATCTCTTTTTCTTCAAGTGTACGAGTGTTGTCTTGTAATGTAAGTGCTATCGCTAGGCTCTTTTTGCCAGGCTCAACACCTTTACCTTGGTATACATCGAATAAGTTTATGCCAACCAACTGATTTTGGCCAACTTTTCTTATCATTTTTACAACATCACCAGCAGAAACATTGTCGTCTACAACGATAGCAATATCACGTCGGTTAGCCGGAAACTTAGATACAGCCTGGGCTTGAGGCAATTTAGCATGCAATAAAGCGTTCAATTCAAGCTCAAAAACAATTGTTCTACCATTGAGCGCAAACGGCTTTTCTAAGCTCGGATGAACCGTACCTATGATACCTATGACCTGATCATTTCTTAATATTTCAGCACATTGCCCTGGATGAAGTGCAGGATGAGTAGCTGATCTAAAAGTAAATTCTTCATCAGAAACTGTCAAGCCGATAATGGCTTCAAGGTCACCCTTGAGGTCAAAAAAGTCAGCAGTTTTAGATTCCATTGACCAATGTTCATCATTCTGATTACCAGAAATCACAGCAGCAAGCATAGGCTCTTGGCGTACATTTGCATCAGCAGATGTATCCGGTACGAACCTTAGGCCAGTTTCAAACAGGCGAACTCGGTTTTGCTGACGACTCTGGTTATGACCGACGGCGCTTAGCAGACCGGTAAATAACGACAGACGCATTGCCGACATCTCGATAGAGATAGGATTAGGTAAAACCATAGCTTCACAGCCAGGATGCACCTTATCTTGTAGCTTAGGGTCAACAAAACTGTAAGTAATCGCTTCCTGGAAGCCACGAGCCACCAGCATGCTACGCACACGCTTTAAGCTAATATCAGACTCGTTATGGTCTGGCATGCTTAAAGAGCCAACTGGCGCGATGTTAGGTATGTTGTTGTAGCCATAAATACGGGCGACTTCTTCGATCAAGTCTTCTTCGATAGCCATATCGAAACGGTATGTCGCGGTAACCACATTCCATTGATCAGCGGTAAACTCCACAGCAAAACCCAGACGCTGAAGAATTTCAGTCACTTCATCGTCAGAGATATGATGACCTAAGATGCGATCTAACTTGCTGCGACGCAAGGTGATCGATACAGGCTTAGGCAGATGCTCGTCTGATTTTGCTTCGACAACGGGTCCAGCTTCACCACCACAGATATCCAGAACCAAGCGCGTCGCTCTATCCATCACCTTGTGCTGTAGCTCAGGGTCTACACCTCGCTCGAAGCGGTGAGATGAATCTGTATGTAAGCCAAAGCGACGAGTTTTTCCTAAGATAGCCAGAGGTGCGAAGAAGGCACATTCAAGCAAGATATCTTTCGTCTCACTGTTCACACCTGAATATTCGCCGCCAAAGACACCAGCAAGCGCCAGAGACTTCTCCTGATCACTAATGACTAACATATCATCAGGTATGGTGATTTCATTACCATCAAGCAATGTGAGCTTCTCATCGCCTGTTCCCATACGAACCTGAATGTCACCGCTTAGCTTAGCCAAGTCGAAGGCATGCATTGGCTGGCCAAATTCGATCAAGACATAGTTAGTGATATCGACAATAGGATCGATAGAGCGAATGCCACTGCGTCGTAGCTTCTCTTGTATCCAAAGTGGCGATTGAGCTTTGACGTTTATATTCTTAACCACACGGCCAAGATAACGAGCACAAGACTCAGGAGCCTGTAGGTCGATTTTAATAGAGTCGTCAATGGTAGGAACTACTTTTTCCCATGTTGGCTCAGTCACGGCTTGGCGGTTTAATACACCGACTTCCCGTGCCAGACCCGACATGCCGAGACAATCGGCGCGGTTGGCAGTCAAATCAACATCGATAATCACGTCTTCTAGACTCAAATACTCACGAATATCAGCGCCTAATGGCGCATCAGTCGGTAGTTCAAGAATACCATCGCTGTCGATATTGATGCCAAGTTCACCGTAGGAACACAGCATACCAAATGAAGGTTCACCGCGAAGCTTAGCCTTCTTAATTTTGAAGTTACCCGGCAGTACTGCGCCTACCATGGCAACAGCCACTTTCAGGCCTAAACGACAGTTAGGTGCACCACAAACTATGTCAATAAGCTCGTCTTGACCGACATTAATTTTGGTCACACGTAACTTATCAGCATCCGGATGCTGACCACACTCTACAACTTCACCGACGATAACACCGGAAAACTCACCGGCAACACCTTCGACACCATCGACTTCGAGACCGGCCATGGTGATTTGATGTGACAATTCGTCACGGCTTATGCTTGGGTTAACCCATTCACGGAGCCAAGATTCACTAAATTTCATGCTGTATTGCTCCGTTATTTAAATTGCTTGAGGAAACGTAGGTCATTTTCAAAAAATGAACGTAGATCGTTAACGCCGTAACGCAACATAGATAGACGTTCAACCCCCATGCCAAAAGCAAAACCAGAGTATATTTCAGGGTCGACACCGACACTGCGCAGAACATTTGGATGTACCATGCCACAACCCAGAACTTCCAACCATTTACCATTTTTACCCATAACATCCACTTCGGCCGATGGCTCAGTGAATGGGAAATATGAAGGACGGAAACGCACTTCTAAATCTTCCTCGAAGAAGTTACGTAAAAAGTCGTGCAATATGCCTTTTAGCTCGGCAAAGTTTACGTTCTCGGCAACCAACAAACCTTCTACCTGATGGAACATAGGCGTGTGAGTCTGATCGTAATCATTACGATAGACGCGGCCAGGAGAGATGATACGTATAGGCGGCTTCTCATTTTCCATGGTGCGGATCTGCACACCTGAAGTTTGAGTACGCAACATGACTTTAGGATTAAAGTAAAATGTATCATGATCGGCACGAGCAGGATGATGCTCTGAGATGTTAAGTGCGTCGAAGTTATGGAAATCATCTTCAATTTCCGGCCCCTGCTTAACGCTAAAGCCAAGCTCACCAAAGAAGGTTTCAATACGTTCGATAGTACGTGTTACCGGGTGTAACCCACCGTTATCGATTCGACGACCAGGCAGAGTCACATCTATACTTTCAGCGGCAAGCTTAGCCTCTAGCTCTGACGCTTTTAAGCCTTCAATACGCTCAGATAATTTCTGCTGAACAGCCTGTTTGGCTTGGTTCACAGCTTGACCGAAAGCGGGTTTCTCAGCCGGGCTCAGTTTACCCATCATCTTCATCATGTCGGTTATTTTACCTTTCTTACCTAGGTATTCGACACGAAGTTCATCTAGGGCTTTAAGATCACTCGCCCCATCGACGGCCAACAAGGCCTGTTCTACGATCTCTGTTAACTCTGACATCATCTCTTCCAGTGCATTTGACCTTTTCATTAAGGCCATTACTTTGTGTTACTGTCTATTTATCTTACGAAAATAGAAAAAGAGACAAATTTTACGTGAGCTCATCGATTTTGACTAGGGCTAATTCACGCTTTTTGCCATAAAGGTTAGATATATCCTTTTTATCGCCAATATTTTCCCCTATCCATCACAGAATGTATGAATGAAGCCTGTATAAGACTCGAATCTCATCTCACAAATGTAAAGTGAACACACAGAAATACACATTTAAACCAAGCGTGCGGATAAAGACTAAACAATCATCTTGATGAATACTCATTCTAGCTTGATCAATTAGAGACACTCCCAATATCCAGGTGTGATGGCATTCAGTAAGGATGAAGCGCCATAGAAGATGTAATAATTTGTTGGTTAGTGCTGATACGTATCTTAAGCATCATATTGCCAACAATTACTTCTAAGATAGATAAAGTCGCAACAAACTTGATCTAGATCCGTAACCAAGTGTTTTTTCATTTATGTTAGAATTCTATCTCTATGATAAGAGTTAAAAGGAAGTATGCCCACATGGGAAATAATGGACCCGATCACCAGCCCTCTTACAAAACGCATTGGCTGAACAGCTTACCCTTTAAGTTTTCTATTATTCAATTTTTTATCGTAGGCCTGATCATCACCTCAAGTATCTGGCTCATCTTATCTATAGAGAAGAAACACCATCAGGAAACTCAGCTTTCCTTGAGCCAAAATTTAGGCTTAACCATAGTCGCTCAGTTACAGCAAACCACATCAAAAATTGAAGCCCTTGCCGCCTCTATGGCCTCTATAGGCGTTACTTATGCACATTCCCCATCTCAGCTACAACAGATAATCCCAGCCCTCCTAAATACCGATGGACAACAATCCCTCATAGCGGGTGGCGGAATATGGCCCGAGCCAGGTGCTTTCGATGCATCGAAACTGCGTGACAGTTACTTTTGGAGCCGAGATGAGCAAGGTCATTTTGATCTGGTCAACGGATATAATAATGCCAGTGGCTCAGGTTATCATTCAGAGATTTGGTACCAGCCGACACGTTTTTTCCCTGTCGGCACCACTTACTGGTCTGATGCCTATATCGATCCTTATACCCATGAAGCCATGATCACCGCCTCGGTTCCAATGTGGTTGGAACACCAATTTATCGGAGTATCTACGGTAGACTTGGCACTTTCGTCACTTAAATCCTTTTTCAATAAGCTGGAGCTTCATCAAGCTTATCTATTTGCACTCGACAGCAACAACAATCTCTTGGCGCATCCCTCTGACTCCGAAGAGCAAGGCTCCTCGCCATACCTGAGTCATCCTTTCGCACAATTCACCCAAGATCATCCAGCCTACGTCTCGCTCCTCACTGAGATAGACAAAATTGATGCTCAATTCCTCAAGCAAGCCGGATCTAGCATCACCCAAGACCCATCGCAACTTAATGTATTGTTAAATAGCCTAGATGTATCTAAACGAGAGCGACTCTCGGCGCTTATCAATGCCAATGCTAGGCAAATATCATCTAACTCTGAACGAACCACCAGCTTCGTATTAGACCAAGATCCCTTGCTTAAGGAACCGGTATTGGTGTCTGTTTTTCATATGCCAAGAACCTACTGGAAGATCATTTTAGTCACTCCTCTGAGTGAAATTGGCAGTAAAGAACATGCAATTGCGGCAAAAATTGGCATATTTTTGCTTTTGACCCAATTGATCGCACTAGTGGTGCTGTTTATTTTCCAGCATAGGTTATTTATCAAACCAATTTCCAAGATGGTCGAATCATTACAGGGGGGGAATATCGCTAAGCTAGAGCTCACCGCCAATCGACGCCAAGATGAAATTGGTAAGTTAGCGAAGGCATTTATCTCAAGAAGTCATCAGCTTGAAATTGCTTATGCCAGTTTAGATGCCGGTAATCTGGCGCTAGAACAGCAAGTGGCGATGCAAAAACACGCGCAAATTAAATTGAGTAAGCATAAAAACCAGCTTAATAGTCTGCTCAATTCATCACAAAATCTCATCTACATCAAGAGCACTGAAGGATTATATACCTTAGTCAATGATAGGTTCTGTGAGGTATTAGGTCTTGAGCGGGACAAGGTAATTGGGGCTAAAGACAGGGATCTTTTTCCTGTTCATATCGCCGAGATTATTGCCTGCCATGACAAGAGCATCATAGACACACAAAGCCCACAAAGTTTTGAACAAGTCATCCCTAGCAACCAAGGTGAAATCACCTACTTGATCACTGGATACCCCATACTGGATGATGAAGGTAACATTTTTGCTTTAGGCGCCATGGCGTTCGATATCAGCCATATAAAAACCGTGAACCTAGAGTTGACCAGCCAGATAGAAGAAGTCAATCAAAGCTTGGTTCACCAGGAGATGCAGGTACAACAGCTTCATATGACCCTGCGTCAGCTTGAACAGTCGAGCATCAGCATAGAGAAACACCAAGAATTATTCCTTCAACTGCAACATAGTGGGGCT
This portion of the Shewanella violacea DSS12 genome encodes:
- a CDS encoding GNAT family N-acetyltransferase, yielding MELSSQRITLSPFDETDKALFIEFCMCPETMKHVYAPFTYAEAVTAFEIKSQPWTLESKAWLSLSISSLGTGEKLGHIGLKIINHEAKIAEVGYMIKQGAQGKGFAAEALNLVKGYGFEELHLNKLTATCSVHNTGSFKLLEKIGFIREGCLQQNSLIDKRYVDDYVYGICQPTIVEA
- the ihfA gene encoding integration host factor subunit alpha — its product is MALTKAEMAEHLFETLGINKRVAKEMVETFFEEIRQALESGEQVKLSGFGNFDLRDKNQRPGRNPKTGEDIPISARRVVTFRPGQKLKSRVEEANSKR
- the lpxM gene encoding lauroyl-Kdo(2)-lipid IV(A) myristoyltransferase (LpxM is lauroyl-Kdo(2)-lipid IV(A) myristoyltransferase, an enzyme characterized in Escherichia coli and involved in biosynthesis of the form of lipid A found in that species and some closely related species.), with the translated sequence MSRKPKYFDRRFKLELLHPKYFFTWIGIAILVLFGLMPAWLRDPIARQLAKLVTKIAKKPISVARINLTTCFPEKSSQEIESLLKENIENFVMILLAQSELMVRSTAHLRRRVNLIGFEHVEQAKAAGQAVIFIMPHVWGIEYAGLRLNLEVSMASMAKPHRNGLFNWFNNRMRSSQGANIYMREAGIRALLTELKNNKSFFYLPDEDLGPEKSVFAPFLGTVKATLPVVGRLAQAGNAQVMPVKIGYDQTARRYDLTVMPAIDPEDMKGKENEALALNKVVEQVILAYPEQYMWFLKVLKTRPEGEAPLY
- a CDS encoding TonB-dependent receptor — translated: MKSRVFKKNLLVTAIMCSPLFSVAQAAEDVGPRESMEVITVYGEKVERSLKDTTSSVSVIDKETLDSGQYQSVSSALAEVPNVVVVTGSVPDIRGVTGNGSASGFNSFSGGAKARVSTLIDGVAEPFVADLTGDTGLWDIEQIEVFRGPQSTINGRNSIGGTVFIKTADPTFDWQGAARLGYRNQDQFIDSAVMLSGPILEDQLAFRITGQNVTGNTYNKGEVFDTNPKTFDQNELITNRWRGKLLWQPTGLEDLRVHYSFSYNNEKGDAGRNYFTGDDPWAYKPTFQRYIQTKSNSHSVRFDYSLSDDQSLDLLLAYMDYQWGFDSYEAQSAAKQDVDMRDKSYTVDGKYSFGLNNRDFNGFIGFAYYKRKQNFGSIGGFTYGGDDSSTSTSVYGEMTYAMAEKWWLTLGGRVMRDEQTRDFAMQFRGTAIDETLDHGKTLALPKLVVQYAVSDNTTLAVSGRQGYNAGAGALALTPEGAEYYYYDQESVDTYELSSRSQFDGGNINLNTNLFYNDYDGYQASNSKRRITNIDKAVTYGVEIEFNAMLGDSWKLLSGLGLLRTEIKKADLAYGDIKGNELNSAPNVTANLGVKYWLTDELTFGLSGNYVAEYFGDIANSEERVAGDYIVSRLNVDYQTDQWRVSAYVNNLFDEQALTVNEPASRLYPTGYAAVIDPTNIGVSVMYSF
- a CDS encoding PepSY-associated TM helix domain-containing protein — encoded protein: MKIRSDILRTYQSIHTWTGITTGLVLFIAFFAGSLTMFKPQIEQWATPPSQQLAPINSAQFDNLISQAISQYDKVADGFIVNLDGQSSPLTWYEKGGSRGLRIDDSLRHASLDGNGEIVSHISGTNELGQLIDHLHRTAGIIGKVGHEDIGVLLLGVAAGLYFLALVSGVIVLLPTLVKNLFALRSHKGASRFWLDSHNLVGVLSLPFHLIIAWTAMVFAFHDPFYAGLGVVYGDKPLFEARERGLIEYSVTELPSIETYIEQVSALADGYQIRNMKFSKLSSTSPSLAVELVADGRMMRGGYSDYIYLQPYTLKVNYSTINQPEDGIYGPIINSFFALHFGNYAGGLGRWIYFILGLLGAFLFYSGNLLWLEKRRQKQTQQTRANRVMSSLTIGVCLGSMLGVVSAMLATKWLYLISEQINSYYLSCYYALFFIAIAYSFARGGALAAIHLLKLLSLGCLLIPVSSLLTLILPGLTPWTPADFSAGLIESMAVLFSLLFYLGARKAQHRAYYGERKSIWALEPRESEQPLKCLQESSPKMGKLS